A window of Rubricoccus marinus contains these coding sequences:
- the glmS gene encoding glutamine--fructose-6-phosphate transaminase (isomerizing), translating to MCGIVGYIGPRQAGELLVSGLKRLEYRGYDSAGVAVANGTLDVRKKEGKVDELASLLKARPVHGTVGMGHTRWATHGAPTDVNAHPHIAGGGRFAIIHNGIIENYGSIKRRLMDKGYTFLSETDTEVLAHFIDDIQKETGLDFAESIRQALTQVEGAYGIVALSEDNPDELIVARNGSPLLLGVGEGEHFIGSDASPFIEYTRNVVYLNDGEMAVVRADGYEVTEINGAPVAKEVHALEWDLEEIEKGGYDHFMYKEIMEQPEALANAMRGRVHADEGTVKLGGLEDVMKQLEAADRIVICACGTSWHAGLVGEYLIERFARIPVEVEYASEFRYRDPILNENDVVLVISQSGETADTLAAVRQAKEAGVLALGVVNAVGSTIARETDAGVYLHAGPEIGVASTKAFTAQVTVLAQIALLLGKTRGVLSDADLKENLEALAKIPTQIREVLEQQAEKIEAIAREMRLAQNALYLGRGVNFPVALEGALKLKEISYIHAEGYPAAEMKHGPIALIDRFMPVLFVATREATYDKVVSNIEEVVARGGSVIAITDTGNRGLDDLAEHVIEVPKTSDAFEPLLTVIPFQLLSYHVAVMRGCDVDMPRNLAKSVTVE from the coding sequence ATGTGCGGAATCGTCGGATACATTGGACCGCGTCAGGCGGGTGAGCTTCTCGTCTCTGGCCTCAAACGGCTCGAATACCGCGGGTACGACTCCGCGGGCGTCGCCGTCGCGAACGGGACGCTGGACGTGAGGAAAAAGGAAGGCAAGGTGGACGAACTCGCGTCGCTGCTCAAGGCGCGCCCCGTGCACGGGACGGTCGGCATGGGGCACACGCGCTGGGCCACGCACGGCGCTCCGACCGATGTCAACGCGCACCCGCACATCGCCGGCGGCGGACGCTTTGCGATCATCCACAACGGCATCATCGAGAACTACGGCTCCATCAAGCGGCGGCTGATGGACAAGGGGTACACGTTCTTGAGCGAGACTGATACGGAGGTCCTCGCTCACTTTATCGACGACATCCAGAAGGAGACCGGCCTGGACTTCGCGGAGTCCATCCGACAGGCGCTGACGCAGGTGGAGGGTGCCTACGGCATCGTAGCGCTCTCGGAGGACAACCCCGACGAGCTGATCGTGGCGCGCAACGGCAGCCCGCTGCTGCTCGGCGTCGGCGAGGGCGAGCACTTTATCGGCAGCGACGCGAGCCCGTTTATCGAATACACCCGCAATGTGGTGTACCTCAACGACGGCGAGATGGCGGTCGTCCGCGCGGACGGATACGAGGTGACCGAGATCAACGGCGCGCCCGTTGCCAAAGAGGTTCACGCGCTAGAGTGGGACCTGGAGGAGATCGAGAAGGGCGGCTACGATCACTTCATGTACAAGGAGATCATGGAGCAGCCCGAGGCGCTGGCCAACGCGATGCGCGGCCGCGTCCACGCCGACGAAGGCACGGTCAAACTCGGCGGGCTGGAGGACGTGATGAAGCAGTTGGAGGCGGCGGATCGCATCGTGATCTGCGCGTGCGGCACGTCGTGGCACGCGGGCTTGGTGGGGGAGTACCTCATCGAGCGCTTTGCGCGCATCCCCGTGGAGGTGGAGTACGCGAGCGAGTTCCGCTACCGCGACCCGATCCTGAACGAGAACGACGTCGTGCTCGTGATCTCTCAGAGTGGCGAGACTGCCGACACGCTCGCGGCAGTTCGTCAGGCCAAGGAGGCCGGCGTCCTCGCTCTCGGCGTGGTCAACGCCGTCGGTTCCACGATTGCCCGTGAGACCGATGCGGGCGTTTACCTGCACGCGGGTCCCGAGATCGGCGTGGCTTCTACCAAGGCGTTTACCGCCCAGGTGACCGTCCTCGCCCAGATCGCGCTCCTGCTCGGCAAGACGCGCGGCGTGCTCTCGGATGCCGACCTCAAGGAAAACCTGGAGGCACTCGCAAAAATCCCGACGCAGATCCGCGAGGTGCTCGAGCAGCAGGCGGAGAAGATCGAGGCCATCGCGCGCGAGATGCGGCTGGCGCAGAACGCGCTGTACCTCGGCCGCGGCGTCAACTTCCCGGTCGCACTCGAAGGCGCGCTCAAGCTCAAGGAGATCTCCTACATCCACGCCGAGGGCTACCCCGCGGCGGAGATGAAGCACGGTCCCATCGCGCTGATCGACCGCTTTATGCCGGTCCTGTTCGTGGCCACGCGAGAGGCGACCTACGACAAGGTCGTGTCGAACATCGAGGAGGTCGTCGCCAGAGGCGGGTCGGTCATCGCGATCACCGATACGGGAAACCGTGGCTTGGACGACCTCGCCGAGCACGTGATCGAGGTGCCGAAGACGTCCGATGCGTTCGAGCCGCTGCTAACGGTGATCCCGTTCCAGCTCCTGAGCTACCACGTGGCCGTCATGCGCGGCTGCGACGTAGACATGCCCCGCAACCTTGCGAAAAGCGTGACGGTGGAGTAA
- the hisF gene encoding imidazole glycerol phosphate synthase subunit HisF — MIDSTDTLRRRIIPCLDVKAGRVVKGVNFVGLRDMGDPVELASRYEAEGADEIVFLDIAASAEYRPTALDMVRRTAAALSIPFTLGGGLRTLDDVYAFLDAGADKIALNTRAVEEPGLVDDCARQFGSQCVVVAVDIKPDAPLAPEVPGTRYGVQDSPEASDGSQPLRYGVYTHGGREKTGKEGRAWARELAARGAGEILLTAIHRDGTGEGFDTAFTGSLARELSCQVIASGGASTPQHFLDAFEAGADAVLAATMFHSGEYHVGDSKRWLAERGIPVRLGPVASSQ, encoded by the coding sequence ATGATCGACTCCACTGATACCCTCCGCCGCCGGATCATCCCGTGCCTCGACGTCAAGGCCGGGCGCGTGGTCAAAGGCGTCAACTTTGTCGGCCTGCGCGACATGGGCGACCCGGTCGAGCTCGCCTCGCGCTACGAGGCCGAGGGCGCCGACGAGATCGTGTTCCTCGACATCGCGGCCAGCGCCGAGTACCGGCCGACCGCGCTCGACATGGTGCGCCGGACGGCCGCGGCCCTCTCCATCCCGTTCACGCTCGGCGGCGGCCTCCGCACGCTGGACGATGTCTACGCCTTTCTCGACGCGGGCGCGGACAAAATCGCGCTCAACACGCGCGCCGTGGAAGAGCCCGGCCTGGTGGACGACTGCGCCCGGCAGTTCGGCAGCCAGTGCGTCGTCGTGGCCGTCGACATCAAGCCCGATGCGCCTCTGGCGCCAGAGGTACCGGGTACGCGGTACGGGGTACAGGATTCGCCAGAGGCTTCTGACGGCTCACAGCCCCTTCGCTATGGCGTCTACACCCACGGCGGGCGCGAGAAGACCGGCAAAGAGGGGCGCGCCTGGGCGCGCGAGCTCGCCGCCAGAGGCGCGGGCGAGATCCTCCTCACGGCCATCCACCGCGACGGAACCGGCGAGGGCTTCGACACCGCCTTCACCGGCAGCCTCGCGCGCGAGCTGAGTTGCCAGGTCATCGCCTCTGGCGGGGCCTCCACGCCCCAGCACTTCCTCGACGCTTTTGAAGCCGGTGCCGACGCTGTGCTCGCGGCCACCATGTTCCACTCCGGCGAGTACCACGTCGGCGACAGCAAGCGCTGGCTCGCCGAGCGCGGCATCCCGGTAAGGCTGGGGCCAGTAGCCAGTAGCCAGTAG
- the hisH gene encoding imidazole glycerol phosphate synthase subunit HisH translates to MIGIVDTRAGNLTSVRAALNRLGVDHVTLEAPRLEGIHTLLVPGQGRFAAVMETLDARGWREPLLEWHAEDRPLLGICVGQQILFETSDEDPGARGLGILPGHVEKLAFPKSPMVGWAPVAWTPEASGERDLASGDAYFVNSYAARESDAAIATTTYGETFVSAVRKGNTVAVQFHPEKSGTWGQAVLGQLLAR, encoded by the coding sequence ATGATCGGCATCGTCGACACGCGCGCGGGCAACCTCACAAGCGTCCGCGCCGCGCTGAACCGCCTCGGGGTGGACCACGTGACGCTGGAGGCGCCACGTCTGGAAGGCATCCACACGCTTCTCGTGCCCGGCCAAGGCCGCTTTGCGGCGGTCATGGAGACCCTCGACGCCAGAGGATGGCGCGAGCCACTTCTCGAATGGCACGCCGAGGACCGACCGTTGCTCGGTATCTGCGTGGGCCAGCAGATCCTGTTCGAGACCTCGGACGAGGACCCCGGCGCCAGAGGCCTCGGCATTCTGCCCGGCCACGTCGAGAAGCTGGCCTTCCCCAAGTCCCCGATGGTCGGCTGGGCGCCCGTCGCGTGGACGCCAGAGGCCTCTGGCGAGCGCGACCTCGCCTCGGGCGACGCCTACTTCGTCAACTCCTACGCCGCGCGCGAGAGCGACGCCGCCATCGCGACGACGACGTACGGCGAGACGTTCGTGAGCGCGGTCCGCAAGGGCAACACGGTCGCGGTTCAGTTCCACCCTGAGAAAAGCGGCACCTGGGGACAGGCCGTGCTCGGACAGCTTCTGGCGCGATGA
- the hisD gene encoding histidinol dehydrogenase, which yields MLSRSSAARLWPQRPPPCRPPLAIDDPNIPDTMNPEPGNRSRQARDAHQEPQTIPAAEWRRPSTDEASGAMDDARAILDRVKVEGDIAITEYSQRFDGAAPEAIDLQPFESYDLPPEASGAIRLAHDRITRFAEMQRETYQNREFTDETGTYGQRIQPVASVGAYIPGGRHPLVSTALMTLVPARVAGVETRVAVSPSDDPAILAACSLAGATRFVRMGGAQAVGALAYGSGWAPKVDMIVGPGNAWVAAAKTLVQGVVGIDTVAGPSEVLVIAGPEADPTWLAWDLIAQAEHDPLAFSVLVSWSEELLDRVRQRLAGLPEASGAVARGGIQLVLAEDEADAIAFSDRMGPEHLHVHSDTLTPEAFTSYGSLFLGAESAVALGDYVSGPNHTLPTGGYAAVKGGLSVGDFLRVLTWQRVTPSGLGIIGPAAAALADAEGLTGHAESVCQRLQ from the coding sequence GTGCTCTCTCGCTCCTCCGCCGCTCGCCTCTGGCCCCAGAGGCCTCCCCCTTGCCGACCGCCTCTGGCGATTGACGACCCCAACATCCCCGACACGATGAACCCGGAACCCGGAAACCGGAGCCGTCAGGCCCGCGATGCGCACCAGGAACCCCAGACCATCCCCGCCGCCGAGTGGCGGCGCCCCTCCACCGACGAGGCCTCTGGCGCGATGGACGACGCGCGCGCCATCCTCGACCGCGTGAAGGTCGAGGGGGACATTGCAATAACGGAATACAGCCAGCGGTTCGACGGCGCCGCGCCAGAGGCCATCGACCTCCAGCCGTTCGAGAGCTACGACCTCCCGCCCGAGGCCTCTGGCGCCATCCGCCTCGCGCACGACCGCATCACGCGGTTTGCGGAGATGCAGCGTGAGACCTACCAGAACCGCGAGTTCACGGACGAGACCGGGACGTACGGCCAGCGCATCCAGCCCGTCGCGAGCGTCGGCGCGTACATCCCGGGCGGGCGCCACCCGCTCGTGTCCACAGCGCTCATGACGCTCGTCCCGGCGCGCGTCGCAGGCGTCGAGACCCGCGTCGCGGTCTCCCCCAGCGACGACCCGGCAATCCTCGCCGCGTGCAGCCTGGCCGGCGCGACCCGGTTTGTCCGCATGGGCGGCGCGCAGGCCGTCGGCGCCCTCGCCTATGGCTCTGGGTGGGCGCCCAAAGTGGACATGATCGTCGGCCCTGGCAACGCCTGGGTGGCCGCCGCCAAAACGCTCGTGCAGGGTGTCGTCGGCATCGACACTGTCGCCGGCCCGAGCGAGGTCCTCGTCATCGCGGGCCCCGAGGCCGATCCGACGTGGCTCGCCTGGGATCTCATCGCCCAGGCCGAGCACGATCCTCTGGCGTTCAGCGTCCTCGTCTCGTGGAGCGAGGAGCTTCTGGACCGCGTCCGCCAGCGGCTCGCGGGTCTTCCCGAGGCCTCTGGCGCGGTCGCCAGAGGCGGCATCCAACTCGTGCTGGCCGAGGATGAAGCGGATGCCATCGCGTTCTCCGACCGGATGGGGCCCGAGCACTTGCACGTCCACAGCGACACGCTCACGCCAGAGGCGTTTACCAGCTATGGATCACTGTTCCTCGGCGCCGAGAGCGCCGTCGCGCTGGGCGACTACGTATCGGGCCCCAACCACACGCTCCCGACTGGCGGCTACGCCGCGGTCAAGGGCGGCCTCTCGGTCGGTGACTTCCTCCGCGTGCTCACGTGGCAGCGCGTGACGCCTTCCGGCCTCGGCATCATCGGCCCGGCCGCCGCCGCCCTAGCCGACGCCGAAGGACTCACGGGTCACGCCGAGAGCGTATGCCAGAGGCTGCAGTAA
- a CDS encoding ADP-ribosylglycohydrolase family protein: MPSRSDRIEGALWGLLIGDALGVPYEFTPPEAMPPLAQIEFDPPAGFPRAHRDTPPGTWSDDGAQALALLASLQERGRLDVDDLGRRFVAWLSSGYMAVDDDVFDCGVQTRAALESIRSGIPAPEAGASGEFDNGNGSLMRVLPLALWHTGTDADLVADAAAQSLPTHGHPRAWVCCALYCLWARHILREAPGDGWNAAVASLHEIYAPGSPEARELDIVLAFDSPSGSGYVVDTLHSARACLARGSYESVVKAAVAMGHDTDTTACVAGGLAGLRDGVDAIPSRWRQRLRGQSLVEPLLSRLLA, translated from the coding sequence ATGCCCTCTCGCTCCGACCGCATCGAAGGCGCCCTGTGGGGCCTGCTCATCGGCGACGCCCTCGGCGTGCCGTACGAGTTCACGCCGCCAGAAGCCATGCCGCCTCTGGCGCAGATCGAGTTCGACCCGCCCGCCGGCTTTCCCCGCGCGCACAGAGACACGCCGCCTGGCACGTGGAGCGACGACGGCGCGCAAGCGCTCGCGCTACTGGCGTCGCTTCAGGAACGCGGTCGGCTCGACGTAGACGACCTCGGGCGGCGCTTCGTCGCGTGGCTCTCGTCCGGCTACATGGCCGTGGACGACGACGTATTCGACTGCGGCGTTCAGACCCGCGCGGCTCTGGAAAGCATCCGAAGCGGCATCCCTGCGCCAGAGGCCGGGGCATCGGGCGAGTTCGACAATGGCAACGGCTCCCTTATGCGCGTGCTGCCTCTGGCGCTGTGGCACACCGGCACGGACGCCGACTTGGTGGCGGACGCGGCGGCGCAATCGCTTCCGACGCACGGCCATCCGCGCGCGTGGGTCTGCTGCGCGCTGTACTGCCTGTGGGCGCGGCACATCCTCCGCGAAGCCCCTGGCGATGGCTGGAACGCCGCGGTCGCGTCCTTGCACGAGATCTACGCTCCGGGCTCGCCAGAGGCCCGGGAGTTGGACATCGTCCTGGCGTTCGACTCGCCCTCGGGCTCCGGCTACGTCGTGGACACCCTGCACTCGGCGCGGGCCTGCCTCGCCAGAGGTTCGTACGAGTCCGTCGTTAAGGCGGCGGTCGCGATGGGGCACGACACCGACACCACGGCGTGCGTGGCAGGCGGTCTCGCCGGGCTCCGCGACGGCGTAGACGCGATCCCGAGCCGATGGCGCCAGAGGCTGCGCGGGCAGAGCCTCGTGGAGCCCTTGCTGAGCAGGCTGCTGGCGTGA
- the hisB gene encoding imidazoleglycerol-phosphate dehydratase HisB — translation MFETTRTTKETTVSVSLRIDGSQEANNDTGLPFLDHMLDQLAFHAGWDLTVKATGDLHVDEHHTVEDVAITLGGVLQEAWRDRSDRFARYGQRWLPMDDALVLAAVDLSGRPFCDVSLKLKRDAVGGIAAEMWDHFFESLATSGAITLHIKRERGRNSHHVVEASFKALARALREALAITDQATSTKGSL, via the coding sequence ATGTTCGAGACCACCCGCACGACCAAGGAGACCACCGTCTCCGTCTCCCTCCGCATCGACGGCTCGCAAGAGGCCAACAACGACACGGGCCTTCCGTTTCTGGACCACATGCTGGACCAGCTCGCCTTCCACGCGGGCTGGGACCTGACGGTCAAGGCCACAGGCGACCTGCACGTGGACGAGCACCACACGGTCGAGGACGTGGCGATCACGCTGGGGGGCGTGCTGCAAGAGGCGTGGCGCGATCGGTCCGACCGGTTCGCGCGCTACGGCCAGCGGTGGCTGCCGATGGACGACGCGCTCGTGCTCGCCGCTGTCGACCTCTCGGGGCGCCCGTTCTGCGACGTGAGCCTGAAGCTCAAACGCGACGCCGTGGGAGGCATTGCGGCGGAGATGTGGGACCACTTTTTCGAGAGCCTCGCCACCTCTGGCGCGATCACGTTGCACATCAAGCGCGAGCGGGGACGCAACTCGCACCACGTTGTGGAGGCCTCGTTCAAGGCCCTCGCGCGGGCGCTCCGCGAAGCCCTCGCGATCACCGACCAGGCTACCAGCACGAAGGGCTCGCTATGA
- a CDS encoding nuclear transport factor 2 family protein, producing the protein MEPDDLLGELRDAEQAWLDASARHDRRAMAVILGDGFTATLPDGSVLTREGMIAGLNRLPLREVKTPVPFTQKRSIRMFDSMAILHGIYVVPGGEGRPERRSRYTDTWVRSRNRCRIVASHRSNATG; encoded by the coding sequence ATGGAACCTGACGATCTCCTGGGCGAGCTCCGCGATGCCGAACAGGCATGGCTGGATGCGTCGGCGCGTCACGACCGGAGGGCGATGGCCGTAATCTTAGGAGATGGGTTTACGGCGACGCTCCCGGACGGGTCTGTACTCACGCGCGAGGGGATGATCGCGGGGCTGAACCGCCTCCCACTCCGTGAGGTGAAGACCCCCGTTCCATTCACGCAGAAACGGTCCATCCGCATGTTCGACAGCATGGCCATCCTACATGGGATCTACGTCGTGCCCGGAGGCGAGGGGCGGCCGGAGCGACGCTCCCGATACACAGACACCTGGGTGCGGAGTCGGAACCGCTGTCGCATCGTCGCCTCGCACCGCTCGAACGCGACAGGCTAG
- the hisIE gene encoding bifunctional phosphoribosyl-AMP cyclohydrolase/phosphoribosyl-ATP diphosphatase HisIE, with amino-acid sequence MIIPSIDLSDGQAVQWRQGRDPVLARSDVFELLERFSLYGEVAVIDLDAATGAGSNADLIRELLATGVPIRVGGGIRDLVTARNWLKDGASRVILGTAAREDWVTKLPKAQVVVALDARGDEWTTHGWQEGSGQQVADLIAPLAERCGAFLYTQVEKEGMMQGVDWDRVEGVVKASPVPVTVAGGITTPEDVARLHRLGADAQIGMAVYTGALDLDDAFVAQVDFAKGDGLVPTVAQDAASGEVLMVAYSNEQSLRDALANRVGTYWSRSRAELWEKGLTSGHRQRLVRVDLDCDGDTLLFQVEQTGHACHLPRRSCFPSQTGPFTLATLDRVLADRMESPPEGSYTAKLFASADLRAEKLREEIEEVLTAPDKDNLRWEVADVIYHLLTHARAEGLTLADIESELGARHGG; translated from the coding sequence ATGATCATCCCCTCCATCGACCTCTCCGACGGCCAGGCCGTGCAGTGGCGCCAGGGGCGCGACCCGGTTCTCGCCCGTTCCGACGTGTTCGAGCTTCTGGAGCGCTTCTCGCTCTACGGCGAGGTCGCCGTGATCGACCTCGACGCGGCGACGGGCGCGGGCTCCAACGCCGACCTCATCCGCGAGCTCTTGGCGACCGGCGTGCCCATCCGCGTTGGCGGCGGGATTCGCGATCTGGTGACGGCGCGCAACTGGCTCAAAGACGGCGCCTCTCGCGTCATCCTCGGGACTGCGGCCCGCGAGGACTGGGTCACCAAGTTGCCCAAAGCCCAGGTCGTCGTCGCGCTCGACGCCAGAGGCGACGAGTGGACCACGCACGGCTGGCAGGAAGGCTCGGGGCAGCAGGTCGCGGACCTTATCGCGCCTCTGGCGGAGCGCTGCGGCGCGTTCCTGTACACGCAGGTCGAGAAGGAGGGCATGATGCAGGGCGTGGACTGGGACCGCGTCGAGGGCGTGGTCAAGGCCTCGCCGGTGCCCGTGACCGTCGCGGGCGGGATCACGACGCCAGAGGACGTCGCGCGGCTGCACCGGCTCGGCGCCGACGCGCAGATCGGCATGGCCGTCTACACCGGCGCGCTGGACTTGGACGACGCCTTCGTGGCGCAGGTCGACTTCGCCAAGGGCGACGGCCTCGTCCCGACCGTCGCACAAGACGCGGCCTCTGGCGAGGTGCTGATGGTCGCGTACTCCAACGAGCAGAGCCTGCGCGACGCGCTCGCGAACCGCGTCGGCACCTACTGGAGTCGCAGCCGCGCCGAGCTCTGGGAAAAAGGGCTGACCAGCGGCCACCGCCAGAGGCTCGTCCGCGTCGACCTCGACTGCGATGGCGACACACTGCTGTTCCAGGTGGAGCAGACCGGCCACGCCTGCCACCTGCCGCGGCGCTCCTGCTTCCCCTCGCAGACCGGCCCGTTCACGCTCGCCACGCTCGACCGCGTCCTCGCCGACCGGATGGAGAGTCCACCCGAGGGCTCATACACCGCCAAGCTGTTCGCCAGCGCCGATCTCCGCGCCGAGAAGCTCCGCGAGGAGATCGAAGAAGTGCTCACCGCGCCCGACAAGGACAACCTCCGCTGGGAGGTCGCGGACGTGATCTACCACCTCCTCACCCACGCTCGCGCTGAAGGCCTCACGCTCGCGGACATCGAATCCGAACTCGGCGCCCGACACGGCGGATGA